Proteins from one Ovis aries strain OAR_USU_Benz2616 breed Rambouillet chromosome 12, ARS-UI_Ramb_v3.0, whole genome shotgun sequence genomic window:
- the FCAMR gene encoding high affinity immunoglobulin alpha and immunoglobulin mu Fc receptor translates to MDLESPAKPGDPKVTSQRAGWRMLIFLLMCLLPAASALTGPRLVSGESGGAVTIRCRYPRSAINSHQRKYWCRLRPSTGVCRTIVSTNHYTHLRYRGRVALADFPKRGLFVVRLSQLTPEDEGRYRCGLGSSNNALFFSMNLTVSPGLSRTIPTATLAYGELITGSFEIASPPAAKRCTRGNTQTTGRQRTGWDTAALTPGSRKTMASATGEQTPGAAAVLAPGTGSQAEGSVWATVPTVQSPASTIRGMTGATERGLVWSTSNSEATRATASERERETTPGTDRPSEETESISTTPGTPETAAGSVRPSTLASERWMWEPLQEETSASEPQSLGSVEGTIPAAAVWTSEPTRIEMASAEGSGDGDLGTPARDGGSHVMPSQALAVGPLGPPARESSVKSASLEEKNFCGILTPVSSALCPLMLVTLVLWKRKLQRKKSSQKTGRSSGVTLIQMTQSPELGLQPGQPPQVGRKRLQVDPPPLHTSLSLPARDPGPQGMEG, encoded by the exons CCGCCAGTGCACTGACGGGCCCACGGCTGGTGTCCGGGGAGTCTGGGGGAGCTGTGACCATCCGGTGCCGGTACCCCCGCTCGGCCATCAACAGCCACCAGAGGAAGTACTGGTGCCGCCTCAGGCCCTCAACAGGGGTCTGCCGCACCATCGTGTCCACCAACCACTACACGCACCTGCGCTACCGCGGCCGCGTGGCCCTCGCAGACTTCCCGAAAAGAGGCTTGTTCGTGGTGAGGCTGTCCCAGCTGACCCCGGAGGATGAGGGGCGCTACCGCTGCGGCCTCGGGAGCTCAAACAACGCGCTTTTCTTCAGCATGAACCTGACGGTCTCTCCAG GTCTTTCCAGAACCATCCCCACAGCCACTCTGGCCTATGGTGAGCTCATCACAGGATCCTTTGAAATAGCATCACCCCCAGCAGCCAAAAGATGCACACGAGGAAACACCCAGACGACAGGaagacagaggacaggatggGATACGGCTGCCCTGACTCCAGGATCCAGGAAAACCATGGCTTCAGCCACGGGAGAGCAAACCCCAGGAGCAGCTGCGGTACTGGctccagggacaggcagccaggcAGAGGGCTCCGTCTGGGCAACTGTGCCCACTGTGCAGAGTCCAGCTTCAACAATCAGAGGCATGACCGGCGCTACAGAACGGGGTCTGGTGTGGAGCACCAGCAATTCAGAAGCAACCAGGGCCACGGCCAGCgaaagagagagggaaactaCTCCTGGGACTGACAGGCCAAGCGAGGAGACGGAGAGCATCAGCACAACCCCGGGCACCCCTGAGACAGCGGCAGGGAGCGTTAGGCCATCAACCCTGGCCTCAGAAAGATGGATGTGGGAACCCCTCCAAGAGGAGACATCGGCTTCTGAGCCACAGAGCCTGGGCTCCGTTGAAGGGACCATCCCGGCTGCAGCTGTGTGGACCTCAGAGCCAACCCGCATAGAGATGGCATCTGCGGAGGGAAGCGGTGACGGCGACCTGGGCACCCCTGCCAGAGACGGTGGTTCACACGTGATGCCGAGCCAGGCCCTGGCAGTGGGGCCCCTCGGGCCCCCAGCCAGGGAGTCTTCCGTAAAGAG CGCTTCTCTGGAAGAGAAGAACTTCTGCGGGATCCTGACTCCAGTCTCGTCGGCGCTGTGCCCGCTTATGCTGGTGACCCTTGTTCTGTGGAAAAGGAAGCTCCAGAGGAAAAAGAGCT CTCAGAAGACAGGAAGGTCATCAGGGGTCACCTTGATTCAGATGACACAGTCCCCGGAGCTGGGCCTCCAGCCAGGCCAGCCACCCCAGGTGGGAAGGAAGAGGCTCCAGGTTGACCCTCCTCCTCTCCACACCAGCCTGAGTCTCCCAGCAAGAGACCCGGGACCCCAAGGAATGGAAGGATAA